The nucleotide sequence ttgacaagCACAAGGACAACCTGAGCAAGGAGCAATTGAAGCAGCTGATTTACCAGGAGATTATgaggtaaaaaaaaactgtTTGTTGGAAGTGGCTTGCTTGTCTGAGCAAAGTGGGTTGGTTTGTATACCGTGGATTTTTGACTGAGCAAGATCAAGGGTGGGAGGGATAGGGATAAGCATAGGGCAGGATAACATCATGTGTGACAATTGtagaaaaaggagggaaaTATCTGGGATGTGAAATTTGGGGGGCAGGGTGGGGGGTTCCTATTtaagtcttttttttttttccctatCCTCATATTGGGCGTATTTGAGTAGTTGATGAGGGAAATACCTTTTGTGAGATGCTCGACTTGTGGGAAGTTGCTGATAATTTGCGATTGAACCTTGTTGCAATGCCGTCAGTTGCGCATGGGAATTGTGGAAATGAATGATACCTCCAGGTGGTATAGATATAAGCCCCATGGCACACACCGATGAAGGAACACGCCCACCCTGTCACTTTGTTCTGAAGTTTCTTGTCTTATCTCATTGCTTCCCTATCGTACTGTCCTGTTCTGCCCTTTAACAAAACTGTCGTGTCATGATTGAGTAGGAGGGTGGGTATCTCTGTCGTCCAATTCTTCCCATACTCCTTATTCTCTTGTTCTTATCATTTTCTTCAATGAATGTCCAAAATCAAATCCTCGAAACTGAAAACCCATCAAAACAGCCACTATGCCTTTTCTCATAACCATGCTCGCCTGCTCGCCTGCCTGCTTGCTTTGTTTTGTAATGTATCATGTCGTCCACTTTGGCCAGGCAACGCCCCTTTTACTCCTATTCTCCCATCCAGACCAAATGCTTGTTCCCTAGTACAAACTCCCTTGCCAGAAACGGAAAAGAAACACaactcaaaaaaaaaaaaaaaaaaaaaaccccgtGATCACTGAACAGTCAAAACCCCCGacatcctcaacctcggGTCGGGAGCCACCTAAGCCCCAATCACCCACaactccacccccaaaaccccaaactTCTCCCCTTCATCACTCAGCGGCTCGTTGCCAAAAGTCTGGCACGTCGAGctcacccccttttccagtCCACTGTCCAGCCAGAGACCAAACCTCCCGTCGCCGGCGCCCACCGAGAGGAACTGTTGCCCGCAGAGCATGTAGTATTCGTTCACGCCGCTGTAAGGGAACGCCTTGAACCGGATGGAGTGCGCGTTCACCTGGCCAGACGCGACGTTTTGCTCGGccctgatggtggtgctccTGCCCACGTCGGGGGTGTCTTCGCTGTCGATGagtgacggtggtgggggcaGGGGTGTTTGAACCGAGGCCCTCCAGAGGAAGCACTCGCCTGTGCCAAAGTAATTGGGTGCGATGTGGGGGACGTCAGAGAGGTAGGCTCCAAAGATCTATTACAGGCAGTTGTTAGTATAAGATGTTTTGGGGGAAAACGAGAGGGAAGAATAAAAACATACACCACCCTCAGTATCCCTCACAGCCaaaacaaacccaaccctcttcccccgGTACCTATCACACTTGTCGTACAACGTCGCCAGACTCGCCCCGTCTTGATCAAGACTGTACACCAGATTCCACTCGTCTACAATCGACAAGCGGGTAGGCACCAGATTCcgcacctcctccgcaatcGCCGGGGTGAGCAACCTCGATTCTGTCCTCGTGCGAGCGCTAAAGCCGAGAAGCTGCAGAGGTTCCAATTGCGGCAGGCCCATGGGCGACGGCACCCTGCGGTGGAAATGCGGAGGGGTGTATATCCCGTCCATACTCTTGCCCAGATTCATACCGTCGTCCTCGCCGTCTGACTGGTAAGTGTGCGCGTGTCGGAGAGTTGGGGGACTGTTTTCCGTCGAcagggaaggagagggttcGGAAGTGAATCGCCGGAAGAGACCGCCCCAGAGCAAGTTGGAGAAATACGATGAGCCGGCGGTTTCGGTGTGAGAAgtggtgggggtgatggCGCCGGGTGAAGAGGCCGGAGAGGAGTCCGGGTCGGGGGACTGGCgggtgttgaggttgtgggttttctgggaggaggaggaagtgtaGAAGCTCATGGCTGAACTATTTTTCTGGGCTAGGCGCTGTAATGGTGTGGctggcttggtggtgaggggtaTCGACTTGCAGGAGCCGAACCGTTGACAGGGAAGAAGCAGCCAAACAGGACCCGTTGCAGCTATAGGTTCAGTGGGGATCAG is from Podospora pseudopauciseta strain CBS 411.78 chromosome 5 map unlocalized CBS411.78m_5.2, whole genome shotgun sequence and encodes:
- the OXR1 gene encoding oxidation resistance protein 1 (COG:L; EggNog:ENOG503NZIW; BUSCO:EOG092629U5), whose product is MSFYTSSSSQKTHNLNTRQSPDPDSSPASSPGAITPTTSHTETAGSSYFSNLLWGGLFRRFTSEPSPSLSTENSPPTLRHAHTYQSDGEDDGMNLGKSMDGIYTPPHFHRRVPSPMGLPQLEPLQLLGFSARTRTESRLLTPAIAEEVRNLVPTRLSIVDEWNLVYSLDQDGASLATLYDKCDRYRGKRVGFVLAVRDTEGGIFGAYLSDVPHIAPNYFGTGECFLWRASVQTPLPPPPSLIDSEDTPDVGRSTTIRAEQNVASGQVNAHSIRFKAFPYSGVNEYYMLCGQQFLSVGAGDGRFGLWLDSGLEKGVSSTCQTFGNEPLSDEGEKFGVLGVELWVIGA